In one Rhinopithecus roxellana isolate Shanxi Qingling chromosome 1, ASM756505v1, whole genome shotgun sequence genomic region, the following are encoded:
- the TM4SF19 gene encoding transmembrane 4 L6 family member 19 — MLSSACTPASSRTCSRILGLSLGTAALFAAGANMALLFPNWDVTYLLRGLIGKHAMLGTGLWGGGLMVLTAAILISLMGWRYGCFSKSGLCRSVLTALLASGLALLGALICFVTSGVALKDGPFCMFDTSSFNQTQAWKYGYPFQDLHSRNYLYDRLLWNSVCLEPSTAVVWHVSLFSALLCISLLQLLLVVVHVINSLLGLFCSLCEK, encoded by the exons ATGCTGTCCTCTGCCTGCACGCCGGCAAGCTCACGGACTTGCTCCCGTATCCTGGGGCTGAGCCTTGGGACTGCAGCCCTGTTTGCTGCTGGGGCCAACATGGCACTCCTCTTTCCTAACTGGGATGTGACCTACCTGTTGAGGGGCCTCATTGGCAAGCATGCCATGCTGGGAACTGGGCTCTGGGGAGGAGGCCTCATG gTACTCACTGCCGCTATCCTCATCTCCTTGATGGGCTGGAGATACGGCTGCTTCAGTAAGAGTGGGCTCTGTCGAAGC GTGCTTACTGCTCTGTTGGCAAGTGGCCTGGCTTTGCTTGGAGCCCTGATTTGCTTTGTCACTTCTGGAGTTGCTCTGAAAGACGGTCCTTTTTGCATGTTTGATACCTCATCCTTCAATCAGACACAAGCTTGGAAATATGGTTACCCATTCCAAGACCTGCATAGTAG GAATTATCTGTATGACCGTTTGCTCTGGAACTCCGTCTGCCTGGAGCCCTCTACAGCTGTTGTCTGGCATGTGTCCCTCTTCTCCGCCCTTCTGTGCATCAGCCTGCTCCAGCTTCTCCTGGTGGTCGTTCATGTCATCAACAGCCTCCTGGGCCTTTTCTGCAGCCTCTGTGAGAAGTGA